A genome region from Euphorbia lathyris chromosome 4, ddEupLath1.1, whole genome shotgun sequence includes the following:
- the LOC136225959 gene encoding transcriptional activator DEMETER: MDLNSSMSSGDKESNFVDFWMPITPEKTMTATSDHTLMLMDGHGSQFLGREPDGFPNPNDNRMEQQFSKINEWDGQFLSLLTNDTTSNTSVSMAERPINPYLCSWEPTSVELSLANQTHCSNSNMLSSSNVLQGVPQYGFPRYDLNLTPSIETSVATTVTDSFQFAPLTPSEKCANEREKQQHDIFISMDNVANVHNCNVLSENTVDTSSVILSVPSEEPKDAVVSTSTEEPKISGRLSDQIIDLNETPQQKTPKRKKHRPKVIKEGKSERTPKAANMTTADPEKKASEKKAVPSCKKALNFDLENATGTRENNSVTKQKLLNKETETSKLSTGFEVTEPIITIDIISRTESSLHMSQQNELMLEKSEAMTNLARSMNLMQANALLSGRKEAGISYISVSNRTVGDLNPSARDTNIRNQQFIPGQGISQIGIPEKHNCISSDRTGQMVFHFNPQSVTLVPPYLDESRRSKREYCQVAKKIHGINNEVCSETPKKMRIENVIKTNIDGILPSVAALDHSWASRNNVNSVESASQPGDTMQPAHRNTKVSMEQAIVPVQCQTLPSRECKMAQSKMRVFNNGQLPGKRKGPAKQKFPVTVEDITYQMESLNLSETKGNEKNALVPYKGDHTLIPHEGFQFIKKPKTRPKVDLDAETERVWKFLMRKEGIEDQDEEKKQWWEEERTDLHRRVTSFIEIMRDVQGDRRFSKWKGSVVDSVIGVFLTQNVSDHLSSSAFMSLAATFPIKPTIDRTCQRDGTIVQVEEPDLCLQNLNEKMQEKLLRHPFYDHSSMTLHGLEEHQLESEASCTETTGRLKGYSHSPEEVLSSQDSLDSLVINGVRSYSSSNSEAEEPANGYKCNNNHNSGSVDLQAESITSFAEFYSNINGRSLFPEESRHEHRQPEDIEYGQQQIRSERPECSHKLSSTYNQQTSYSNLLMQIPTVPSSNYQFMTSHAGVLEVESLDFHREESISSWPSSREKDASCTGQNLVQGAENVARTMTTQYGSARCQESPPVGSYGKQLTCEQGNAHPHHRLQPHEMKILNLESQSTSELVNLADVQTNRKLVSNIPDLRGKLFNGESRIDLVANQQTPIEIKLVESNSNDQVRNKINLNVNSIKERKGKGKANSDKKDTVDWDSLRKQVQPNGERKEKRKDAMDSLDYEAMRKANVNKISTAIRERGMNHMLAKRMKEFLDRLVSDHDSIDLEWLKDVPPEKAKEYLLSVWGLGLKSVECVRLLTLHHVAFPVDTNVGRIAVRLGWVPLQPLPESLQLHNLELYPTLESVQKYLWPRLCNLDQQTLYELHYQMITFGKVFCTKSRPNCNECPLRAGCRHFASASASARLALPGPGEKNIVAHTVPLTTGRGPGIIIDPMPLPPPEDNKLQRVGPEIVSCVPIIEEPSTPEQEQTEATESDMEDLFDDETEATESDMEDLFKDETPTIIRKMEDFSKNLQNYAERNMDIQEFDMSKALVALNTEAASIPTPKLKNISRLRTEHLVYELPDSHPLLNGMDKREPDDPSPYLLAIWTPGETAESIFPPGRHCNSLTVRGTLLIPCRTAMRGRFPLNGTYFQINEMFADHTSSLNPIDVPRELIWNLSRRMVYFGTSVSSIFKGLSKVVTRNCFRTGFVCVRGFDIESRAPRPLQARLHFAASKLAKTKTKTKNMP, from the exons ATGGATTTGAATTCGAGTATGAGTTCAGGAGATAAAGAATCAAATTTTGTGGATTTTTGGATGCCAATAACTCCAGAGAAGACCATGACAGCAACATCTGATCATACTTTGATGTTGATGGATGGGCATGGAAGCCAATTCTTGGGCAGAGAACCTGATGGCTTTCCAAATCCGAATGATAACAGAATGGAGCAGCAATTCAGCAAAATTAATGAATGGGATGGTCAATTCTTAAGTCTTTTGACAAATGATACAACTTCAAACACAAGTGTGAGCATGGCGGAAAGGCCGATAAATCCGTATTTATGTTCCTGGGAACCAACCTCAGTTGAACTTTCATTGGCCAATCAAACTCACTGCTCAAATTCAAATATGTTGAGCAGCAGCAATGTATTACAAGGAGTACCTCAAT ATGGATTTCCTCGGTATGATCTCAATTTAACACCAAGCATAGAAACTTCTGTTGCAACAACTGTCACCGATTCCTTTCAGTTTGCACCATTGACACCAAGTGAGAAGTGCGCAAATGAAAGAGAAAAGCAGCAGCATGACATATTTATATCCATGGACAATGTTGCAAATGTGCATAATTGTAACGTGCTTTCAGAAAATACTGTGGACACATCATCTGTAATCTTGTCTGTACCGTCTGAAGAACCGAAAGATGCTGTTGTTTCCACATCAACTGAGGAACCAAAAATTTCAGGCAGGTTAAGTGACCAAATTATTGACCTGAACGAAACACCGCAGCAGAAAACACCGAAACGGAAAAAGCACAGGCCTAAAGTAATCAAGGAAGGTAAATCAGAGAGAACTCCCAAGGCTGCAAACATGACAACAGCAGATCCCGAAAAGAAAGCAAGTGAAAAGAAAGCAGTACCATCATGTAAGAAGGCTTTGAATTTCGACTTGGAAAACGCCACTGGCACAAGGGAGAACAATTCAGTTACTAAGCAGAAGCTACTGAATAAGGAAACAGAGACTTCCAAACTGAGTACAGGTTTTGAAGTTACAGAACCAATCATAACGATTGATATAATCAGCAGAACAGAATCAAGTTTGCACATGAGCCAACAAAATGAGCTAATGTTAGAAAAATCAGAAGCAATGACTAATTTAGCACGTTCTATGAACTTAATGCAAGCTAATGCATTACTTTCAGGCAGAAAGGAAGCTGGAATCAGTTACATTTCAGTTTCAAACAGAACAGTAGGTGACTTGAATCCCAGTGCTAGAGATACAAATATTAGAAACCAGCAATTCATCCCCGGTCAAGGAATAAGCCAAATTGGCATCCCGGAAAAGCACAATTGCATAAGCAGTGACAGGACGGGACAGATGGTTTTTCATTTTAATCCTCAATCAGTTACCCTGGTTCCACCTTACTTGGACGAAAGTAGAAGATCCAAAAGAGAATATTGTCAGGTGGCCAAGAAAATCCATGGTATTAACAATGAAGTTTGTTCCGAAACTCCCAAGAAAATGAGAATTGAAAATGTAATCAAAACAAACATAGATGGCATCTTGCCTTCTGTTGCAGCACTTGACCATTCATGGGCAAGCAGAAATAATGTCAATTCAGTTGAATCTGCATCACAACCTGGAGACACAATGCAACCCGCACATCGGAACACCAAAGTGTCAATGGAGCAGGCAATCGTACCAGTTCAATGCCAAACTCTTCCATCCAGAGAATGCAAGATGGCACAATCAAAGATGCGAGTCTTTAATAATGGACAATTGCCTGGAAAAAGAAAAG GGCCAGCAAAACAAAAATTCCCAGTAACAGTTGAGGACATTACATATCAAATGGAGAGTCTCAATCTCAGTGAAACAAAGGGCAATGAGAAAAATGCACTTGTGCCATATAAAGGAGATCACACACTCATTCCACATGAAGGATTTCAATTTATCAAAAAACCTAAGACAAGGCCTAAGGTAGACCTTGATGCAGAAACAGAGAGGGTTTGGAAGTTTTTGATGCGGAAGGAAGGGATTGAAGACCAAGATGAGGAGAAAAAGCAATGGTGGGAGGAAGAGAGAACAGATCTCCATCGACGAGTGACGTCATTTATTGAAATAATGCGTGATGTACAAg GAGATAGGCGCTTCTCAAAATGGAAGGGGTCAGTTGTTGATTCAGTCATAGGGGTCTTCCTTACTCAAAATGTTTCAGACCATCTTTCGAG CTCCGCTTTCATGTCTCTAGCTGCAACATTTCCTATTAAGCCAACAATTGATAGAACCTGTCAGAGGGATGGGACAATTGTACAGGTAGAAGAACCAGATCTCTGCTTGCAAAACCTAAATGAAAAAATGCAAGAGAAGTTGTTGCGTCATCCTTTTTACGACCACAGCTCCATGACACTTCACGGGTTGGAAGAACATCAGCTAGAATCTGAAGCCTCATGTACAGAAACAACAGGCAGACTAAAAGGATACAGTCACAGTCCTGAAGAAGTCTTGTCATCACAAGATTCTCTTGATTCCTTGGTCATCAATGGAGTCAGATCCTACTCAAGCTCCAACTCTGAAGCAGAAGAGCCTGCAAATGGCTACAAATGCAACAATAATCATAATTCAGGTTCAGTAGATCTGCAAGCAGAAAGCATCACCTCATTTGCAGAATTTTACAGTAACATCAATGGAAGATCACTGTTTCCAGAAGAATCCAGGCATGAGCATAGACAACCAGAAGATATAGAATATGGGCAGCAACAAATAAGATCTGAAAGGCCAGAGTGTAGCCACAAACTGTCTTCTACATATAATCAGCAAACCAGTTACAGTAATCTACTGATGCAGATACCAACTGTTCCTTCCAGTAACTATCAGTTCATGACTTCACATGCTGGGGTCCTAGAGGTGGAAAGTTTAGATTTCCACAGAGAAGAAAGTATATCTTCGTGGCCATCAAGCAGGGAAAAAGATGCTAGTTGCACAGGTCAAAATCTTGTACAAGGGGCAGAAAATGTGGCTAGAACCATGACAACGCAATATGGGTCAGCAAGGTGTCAAGAAAGTCCACCAGTTGGCTCGTACGGCAAGCAGTTGACTTGTGAACAAGGTAATGCTCACCCTCATCACAGACTTCAACCTCATGAGATGAAGATCCTCAACTTGGAAAGCCAATCAACTAGTGAGCTTGTGAATCTTGCTGATGTACAGACCAACAGGAAGCTTGTATCAAACATCCCCGACCTCAGAGGAAAACTTTTCAATGGTGAATCAAGAATTGATTTGGTGGCTAATCAGCAAACGCCCATAGAAATTAAATTGGTtgaatcaaattcaaatgatcaAGTTAGGAACAAAATAAACTTGAATGTAAAttctataaaagaaagaaaagggaaagGTAAAGCTAACAGTGATAAAAAGGATACGGTTGACTGGGATAGTTTAAGAAAGCAGGTTCAGCCAAATggtgaaagaaaagaaaaacgcaAAGATGCCATGGACTCCCTAGACTACGAAGCCATGAGAAAGGCTAACGTCAATAAGATTTCAACTGCTAttagagaaagagggatgaatcaTATGTTAGCAAAACGGATGAAG GAATTCCTAGATCGGCTGGTTAGTGATCATGATTCCATTGACCTAGAATGGTTAAAGGATGTCCCCCCAGAGAAAGCAAA AGAGTATCTGCTAAGTGTTTGGGGATTGGGATTGAAAAGTGTGGAGTGTGTCCGGCTCTTAACACTTCATCATGTTGCCTTCCCA GTTGACACGAATGTTGGAAGAATAGCTGTTCGACTGGGATGGGTGCCTCTTCAGCCACTACCAGAATCACTTCAACTGCACAATCTCGAACT GTATCCTACACTCGAGTCAGTTCAGAAGTACCTCTGGCCAAGGTTATGCAACCTTGATCAACAAACACT ATATGAATTACATTACCAGATGATTACATTTGGGAAG GTTTTCTGTACAAAGAGTAGACCAAACTGCAATGAGTGCCCACTGAGAGCAGGATGCAGACATTTTGCTAGTGCTTCTGCAAG TGCTAGACTTGCACTACCTGGACCCGGAGAGAAGAATATAGTGGCTCATACTGTACCCTTGACAACAGGGAGAGGCCCTGGAATAATTATTGATCCCATGCCCCTACCTCCACCTGAGGACAACAAACTTCAAAGAGTAGGACCTGAGATTGTTAGTTGTGTACCTATTATTGAAGAGCCTTCAACACCAGAACAAGAACAAACTGAAGCAACAGAGAGCGATATGGAGGATCTATTTGACGATGAAACTGAAGCCACAGAGAGCGATATGGAGGATTTATTTAAGGATGAAACACCAACAATAATACGCAAAATGGAAGACTTCTCAAAGAATTTACAGAATTACGCGGAAAGGAATATGGATATCCAAGAATTTGATATGTCCAAGGCTTTGGTTGCTCTAAACACAGAAGCTGCATCAATTCCCACACCGAAACTGAAGAACATTAGTCGGTTACGGACGGAGCATCTTGT GTATGAACTTCCAGATTCACATCCTCTCCTGAATGGG ATGGATAAGAGAGAACCTGATGATCCCAGTCCATACCTTCTAGCAATATGGACACCAG GTGAAACTGCGGAATCAATTTTTCCACCAGGAAGACACTGCAATTCACTGACAGTCAGAGGAACACTACTG ATACCATGTAGAACAGCTATGCGAGGAAGGTTTCCACTCAATGGGACATACTTCCAAATAAATGAG ATGTTCGCTGATCATACATCCAGCCTCAATCCAATTGATGTTCCAAGAGAATTGATTTGGAATTTGTCTAGACGAATGGTGTACTTCGGGACATCTGTTTCATCAATATTTAAGG GTCTTTCAAAAGTTGTCACACGGAACTGCTTTCGGACAG GCTTTGTTTGTGTGCGAGGCTTTGACATTGAAAGTAGAGCACCGCGACCTCTGCAGGCCAGATTGCACTTTGCAGCAAGTAAGTTAGCCAAGACAAAGACAAAGACAAAGAACATGCCGTAA